From Halomicrobium salinisoli, the proteins below share one genomic window:
- a CDS encoding glutathione S-transferase N-terminal domain-containing protein gives MPNLELYELEGCPYCAKVKTKLDELDLDYESHMVPSSHSERDEVEEVSGQTGVPVLVDEDNGVEGMPESDDIVEYLEENYSDGASA, from the coding sequence ATGCCGAACCTGGAACTGTACGAACTCGAGGGCTGCCCGTACTGCGCGAAAGTCAAGACCAAGCTCGACGAGCTGGACCTCGACTACGAGTCGCACATGGTTCCGAGCTCCCACAGCGAGCGCGACGAGGTCGAGGAGGTGTCGGGCCAGACGGGCGTGCCCGTGCTCGTCGACGAGGACAACGGCGTCGAGGGGATGCCCGAGTCCGACGACATCGTCGAGTATCTCGAAGAGAACTACAGCGACGGCGCCTCGGCGTAG
- a CDS encoding arylsulfotransferase family protein, with protein sequence MNRWRALRFALGTVVGLCLLAAVVTAAGHDPTTLGPGAIDEPADNDTLVSVQGFHFQGERNVKKPARLVSAGPEGQTQWRLPSGENATWFYDVDPLENGNVLVTSTVPGDTIVFEYDPDNDTRVWTQRLDAADTHDVDLINDDQLLVANMRKYEDGVSNDRIFVYDLESDEVTWEWTFREHYPNSTAGGFAEDWTHVNDVEKVGEGRYMASPRNFDQSIVVDRESGEIVRRLGEDGDHDTLYEQHNPDMLQRNGTETMIVADSENDRVVEYTRMANDSVPEDAYSTPAESGGQWVRTWSVDGFNWPRDADRLPNGNTLVTDTLHHRVVEITPEGEVVWEYHAPWAPYDAERIGTGDESNGPTIRQLNASGNYTVHGGAESGPANQRTPAEIMLGAVDGLPGEGTLSWVIKRWSHITPFVRPIWLSRWSFAFLTVGAAVAVPWGLAELVAHRRGVRRRLGDLRDRAADRVGDRERAD encoded by the coding sequence ATGAACCGGTGGCGCGCCCTCCGTTTTGCCCTCGGCACCGTCGTGGGGCTCTGTCTGCTGGCCGCGGTCGTCACCGCCGCCGGCCACGACCCCACCACGCTCGGGCCGGGAGCGATCGACGAACCGGCGGACAACGACACTCTCGTCAGCGTGCAGGGATTCCACTTCCAGGGCGAGCGCAACGTCAAGAAGCCCGCCCGGCTGGTCTCGGCCGGTCCCGAGGGACAGACCCAGTGGCGCCTGCCCAGCGGCGAGAACGCGACCTGGTTCTACGACGTCGACCCCCTCGAGAACGGCAACGTCCTCGTGACCTCGACGGTCCCGGGCGACACCATCGTCTTCGAGTACGACCCCGACAACGACACGCGGGTCTGGACCCAGCGGCTGGACGCCGCCGACACGCACGACGTCGACCTGATCAACGACGACCAGCTGCTGGTCGCGAACATGCGCAAGTACGAGGACGGCGTCAGTAACGACCGCATCTTCGTCTACGACCTCGAGAGCGACGAGGTCACCTGGGAGTGGACCTTCCGCGAGCACTACCCCAACTCGACGGCCGGCGGCTTCGCCGAGGACTGGACGCACGTCAACGACGTCGAGAAGGTCGGCGAGGGCCGGTACATGGCCAGCCCGCGGAACTTCGACCAGTCGATCGTGGTCGATCGGGAGAGCGGCGAGATCGTCCGCCGGCTCGGCGAGGACGGCGACCACGACACCCTCTACGAGCAGCACAACCCCGACATGCTCCAGCGCAACGGCACCGAGACCATGATCGTGGCCGACTCCGAGAACGACCGCGTCGTCGAGTACACCCGGATGGCCAACGACTCGGTGCCCGAGGACGCCTACAGCACGCCCGCCGAGAGCGGCGGCCAGTGGGTCCGTACCTGGTCCGTCGACGGCTTCAACTGGCCGCGGGACGCCGATCGGCTCCCGAACGGCAACACGCTCGTGACCGACACGCTCCACCACCGCGTCGTCGAGATCACGCCCGAAGGGGAGGTCGTCTGGGAGTACCACGCCCCCTGGGCGCCCTACGACGCCGAGCGGATCGGGACCGGCGACGAGTCGAACGGGCCGACCATCCGACAGCTGAACGCCTCCGGTAACTACACCGTCCACGGCGGCGCCGAGAGCGGCCCCGCCAACCAGCGCACGCCCGCCGAGATCATGCTCGGCGCCGTCGACGGTCTCCCCGGCGAGGGGACCCTCTCCTGGGTCATCAAGCGGTGGTCGCACATCACGCCGTTCGTCCGGCCCATCTGGCTCTCGCGGTGGTCCTTCGCCTTCCTCACCGTCGGCGCCGCCGTGGCCGTCCCCTGGGGACTGGCCGAACTCGTCGCCCACCGCCGCGGCGTCCGCCGTCGGCTCGGCGACCTCCGGGACCGCGCCGCCGACCGCGTCGGCGACCGCGAGCGGGCTGACTGA